The following proteins come from a genomic window of Pyxidicoccus sp. MSG2:
- a CDS encoding ATP-binding protein produces MSDIPSGSEPVEHFKLYFFAAATRVLAHGARTFGSESALLARFPFLESYREELTGLGIGALENEDGPGHWPGALAEWESDVPCHLPMRALRQAAGLDHEALTLLLAVGMVEEDARFGTFFAALQGTPTLHRPTLGLLNAAWRGEDDRGEVRAHLRRLMDLGLVEVTDREAPRSEWALHVPGAVWDALRGEAPERPTPWMKHHALAKLERDEPLIIPEPLREALTRLPALLGSTEVRALVVRGPRHNGRRTLLRSVARALGRGVLEVEGPQKGDDARWRMVGPLATLLHALPVAVLEPAPGEAAEVPELTGLDGPLGVVLGRLGGVSGDGVDRALTLAVDMPGPEERALHWQRGLAGRPCACVDELSTSFRLTRGHVRRAARLAQAHAALAGRVEVEPNDVREATRALNRQALDTLAVRLTTQGDWGQLSVASETMRELRLLETRCRGRERMGEAVGGSLAKQLTPGVRALFQGPSGTGKTLAARLVAAALGLDVYRVELSSVVNKYIGETEKNLARIFALAEELDVVLLFDEGDALFAKRTGVGSSTDRYANLETNYLLQRIESYEGLLIVTTNAADAIDTAFQRRMDVVVDFRAPDPSERWTLWQLHLPAAHGVDAGLLREVAARCQLSGGQIRNAVLHASLLAMEDGGPLGSSHLEAGVLREYRKAGDVCPLRRPGATSLRG; encoded by the coding sequence ATGTCCGACATCCCGAGCGGCTCCGAACCCGTCGAACACTTCAAGCTCTACTTCTTCGCCGCGGCCACGCGGGTGCTGGCCCACGGCGCGCGCACCTTCGGAAGCGAGAGCGCCCTGCTGGCGCGCTTCCCCTTCCTGGAGTCGTACCGCGAGGAGCTCACCGGGCTGGGCATCGGCGCGCTGGAGAACGAGGACGGCCCCGGCCACTGGCCCGGGGCGCTGGCCGAGTGGGAGTCGGACGTGCCCTGCCACCTGCCCATGCGCGCGCTACGCCAGGCGGCCGGGCTGGACCATGAGGCGCTGACGCTGCTGCTCGCAGTGGGAATGGTGGAGGAGGACGCGCGCTTCGGCACCTTCTTCGCGGCGCTCCAGGGCACGCCCACGCTGCACCGCCCCACCCTGGGCCTGCTCAACGCGGCCTGGCGCGGCGAGGACGACCGGGGCGAGGTGCGCGCGCACCTGCGCCGGCTGATGGACCTGGGCCTCGTCGAGGTGACGGACCGCGAGGCCCCCCGCTCCGAGTGGGCCCTCCACGTCCCCGGTGCCGTCTGGGATGCGCTGCGCGGCGAGGCCCCCGAGCGCCCCACCCCGTGGATGAAGCACCACGCGCTGGCGAAGCTGGAGCGCGACGAGCCGCTCATCATCCCGGAGCCACTGCGCGAGGCGCTCACGCGGCTGCCGGCATTGCTGGGCTCGACGGAGGTCCGCGCGCTGGTGGTCCGCGGTCCCCGCCACAACGGGCGGCGCACGCTGCTGCGCTCGGTGGCTCGCGCCCTGGGCCGGGGCGTGTTGGAGGTGGAGGGGCCGCAGAAGGGCGACGACGCGCGGTGGCGCATGGTGGGCCCGCTGGCCACGCTGCTGCACGCGCTGCCGGTGGCGGTGCTGGAGCCGGCCCCCGGTGAGGCCGCCGAGGTGCCGGAGTTGACGGGCCTGGACGGGCCGCTGGGCGTGGTGCTCGGGCGGCTGGGCGGCGTCTCCGGCGACGGCGTGGACCGTGCGCTCACCCTCGCGGTGGACATGCCCGGCCCGGAGGAGCGGGCCCTGCACTGGCAGCGGGGACTGGCGGGCCGGCCCTGCGCCTGCGTGGACGAGCTGAGTACGTCCTTCCGCCTCACCCGGGGCCACGTCCGCCGCGCTGCGCGGCTGGCGCAGGCCCACGCGGCGCTCGCCGGACGCGTGGAGGTGGAACCCAACGACGTGCGCGAGGCCACGCGCGCGCTCAACCGGCAGGCCCTGGACACGCTGGCCGTGCGGCTCACCACGCAGGGCGACTGGGGTCAGCTCTCCGTGGCCAGCGAGACGATGCGCGAGCTGCGCCTGCTGGAGACGCGCTGCCGGGGCCGCGAGCGCATGGGCGAGGCCGTGGGCGGCTCGTTGGCGAAGCAGCTCACCCCGGGCGTGCGCGCCCTCTTCCAGGGCCCCAGCGGCACCGGGAAGACGCTGGCCGCGCGCCTCGTCGCCGCGGCGTTGGGGCTGGACGTGTACCGGGTGGAGCTGTCCTCGGTGGTGAACAAGTACATCGGCGAGACGGAGAAGAACCTCGCCCGCATCTTCGCGCTCGCCGAGGAGCTGGACGTGGTGCTGCTCTTCGACGAGGGCGACGCGCTCTTCGCCAAGCGCACCGGCGTGGGCTCGTCCACGGACCGGTACGCGAACCTGGAGACGAACTACCTCCTCCAGCGCATCGAGTCCTACGAGGGCCTCCTCATCGTCACCACCAATGCGGCGGACGCCATCGACACCGCCTTCCAGCGGCGCATGGACGTGGTGGTGGACTTCCGCGCGCCGGACCCGTCCGAGCGCTGGACGCTGTGGCAGCTCCACCTGCCCGCCGCGCACGGGGTGGACGCGGGCCTCTTGCGCGAGGTGGCCGCGCGCTGCCAGCTCAGCGGTGGACAGATTCGCAACGCGGTACTGCACGCCTCGCTGCTGGCGATGGAGGACGGAGGGCCGCTCGGCTCGTCACACCTGGAGGCCGGTGTCCTGCGCGAGTACCGCAAGGCCGGCGACGTCTGTCCCCTGCGCCGACCCGGCGCCACCTCCCTTCGGGGCTGA
- a CDS encoding glycosyltransferase, which translates to MTSLRHTFACLVHENRDCVIDLVRNLHHLDPDSRILLYNGGRDTDLLQGFAFEKYNAVVHPTPKPMKWGWLHDFALDCFRYALANEPFDAMTIVDSDQLGLRPGYSAFLGDFLKANPGAGLLGNVQTPRSPSNRAAPAVNARRELDLWRPFLRKFPQGESQFVHWTFWPSTVFTADAARDLVKLWDGDSQLHDILRRSRIWATEEVLFPTLVALMGYKLLTSPCNYELVRYRVRYTPAQLDATMAHPGGFWAHPIPRRFDDPLRAHVRSRYLDYEGTSPVARSMAPLESQAVESSLADTAANGDEDAPKLLLTWPILAEMRKVEGWLSDEEADLLIAASFRALSSQPEPYAVVEVGSFCGKATVVLGRVAEVLNSPAPIHAIDPGDGVVGSLDGGLQHVGPTRDKLQRTLQQSGLASRVRVHFGSAPSVPWSGPIGFLLVDGLHDYSSVSADFHHLEPSLVTGGLAAFHDCADYFPGVKRFVQELLRGGRFRRVHMAGSLVVLEKLATAVRADAGAAPRAAQDGEAAMDAVAARPTGEAVAAPSGDGTVASRGFATPVAEPPSEGDTVPSGVSAMPVAEPPTPPPSGTSVATMSVRTDARTDPTPTVPARARVTPPPGKEGTQVSCIMPTFNRRRFVPLAVRWFLAQDWEHRELIVVDDGTEPVGDLLPDDSRIRYVRLDRRHSLGAKRNLACQAARGDVIVHWDDDDWSAPTRLTYQVSSLLRASASACGLTRVYYHQPTTGRSWQYVYPAGQRPWVSGNTLCYTRDSWRRNPFPDINVGEDARFLWSDPSRKLLVLDDPSFFVACVHDANIDPKRVHHRFWHAHPTDAIRALMGDDAFSTLRNAALPAESRPLAAGAP; encoded by the coding sequence ATGACTTCTCTACGCCATACCTTCGCCTGTCTCGTCCACGAGAACCGGGATTGCGTCATCGACCTGGTGCGCAACCTGCACCACCTGGACCCGGACTCGCGCATCCTGCTCTACAACGGCGGCCGCGACACGGACCTGCTCCAGGGCTTCGCGTTCGAGAAGTACAACGCCGTCGTCCACCCCACCCCGAAGCCGATGAAGTGGGGCTGGCTGCACGACTTCGCGCTCGACTGCTTCCGCTACGCGCTGGCGAATGAGCCCTTCGACGCGATGACCATCGTCGACTCGGACCAGCTCGGGCTGCGGCCGGGCTACTCCGCGTTCCTCGGTGACTTCCTCAAGGCGAACCCCGGCGCGGGCCTGCTGGGCAACGTGCAGACGCCCCGCAGCCCGAGCAACCGCGCCGCCCCCGCCGTCAACGCCCGCCGCGAGCTGGACCTGTGGCGGCCCTTCCTGCGCAAGTTCCCCCAGGGCGAGTCCCAGTTCGTCCACTGGACCTTCTGGCCCTCCACCGTCTTCACCGCGGACGCCGCGAGAGATTTGGTGAAGCTGTGGGACGGAGACTCGCAGTTGCATGACATCCTCCGGCGCTCGCGCATCTGGGCCACGGAGGAGGTGCTCTTCCCCACCCTCGTCGCGCTCATGGGCTACAAGCTGCTCACCAGCCCGTGCAACTACGAGCTCGTGCGCTACCGCGTGCGGTACACGCCCGCGCAGCTCGATGCGACCATGGCCCACCCGGGCGGCTTCTGGGCGCACCCCATCCCCCGCCGCTTCGATGACCCACTGCGCGCCCACGTGCGCTCGCGGTACCTGGACTACGAGGGCACATCGCCGGTGGCGAGGAGCATGGCCCCCCTGGAGTCGCAGGCGGTGGAGTCCTCGCTGGCCGACACCGCCGCGAATGGTGACGAAGACGCGCCGAAGCTGCTGCTCACCTGGCCCATCCTGGCGGAGATGCGCAAGGTGGAGGGCTGGCTGTCCGACGAAGAGGCGGACCTGCTCATCGCCGCGTCGTTCCGCGCGTTGTCGTCGCAGCCGGAGCCCTACGCGGTGGTGGAGGTGGGCAGCTTCTGCGGGAAGGCCACCGTCGTCCTGGGCCGTGTGGCCGAGGTGCTGAACTCGCCCGCCCCCATCCACGCCATCGACCCGGGGGACGGCGTGGTGGGCTCTCTCGACGGGGGGCTCCAGCACGTGGGCCCGACGCGCGACAAGCTCCAGCGGACGCTGCAGCAGTCCGGGCTCGCGTCGCGCGTCCGCGTCCACTTCGGGAGCGCGCCCTCCGTGCCGTGGAGCGGGCCCATCGGCTTCCTGCTCGTGGACGGGCTGCATGACTACTCCAGCGTCTCCGCCGACTTCCACCACCTGGAGCCGTCGCTCGTCACCGGCGGGCTCGCCGCCTTCCACGACTGCGCGGACTACTTCCCGGGCGTGAAGCGCTTCGTGCAGGAGTTGCTGCGCGGCGGCAGGTTCCGGCGCGTGCACATGGCGGGCTCCCTCGTCGTGCTGGAGAAGCTGGCCACGGCGGTGCGAGCGGATGCGGGGGCTGCGCCTCGAGCCGCGCAGGACGGTGAAGCCGCGATGGATGCGGTTGCCGCTCGGCCCACCGGAGAAGCCGTGGCGGCACCGTCGGGTGACGGGACTGTCGCGAGCAGAGGCTTCGCAACACCTGTCGCTGAGCCACCTTCGGAGGGCGACACGGTTCCAAGTGGAGTCTCCGCAATGCCTGTCGCGGAGCCACCGACTCCGCCACCGTCGGGCACCAGCGTGGCCACCATGAGCGTCCGCACCGACGCGAGGACGGACCCGACGCCCACCGTCCCGGCCCGCGCTCGCGTCACACCGCCGCCAGGGAAGGAGGGCACGCAGGTCTCCTGCATCATGCCCACGTTCAACCGGCGCCGCTTCGTGCCGCTCGCCGTGCGCTGGTTCCTCGCGCAGGACTGGGAGCACCGGGAGCTCATCGTCGTGGACGACGGCACCGAGCCCGTCGGCGACCTGCTGCCCGACGATTCGCGCATCCGCTACGTGCGACTGGACCGCCGCCACTCGCTGGGCGCCAAGCGCAACCTCGCCTGCCAGGCGGCGCGCGGCGACGTCATCGTCCACTGGGATGACGACGACTGGTCCGCGCCGACGCGCCTCACCTACCAGGTGTCGTCCCTGCTCCGGGCGAGCGCGAGCGCCTGCGGGCTCACCCGCGTCTACTACCACCAGCCCACGACAGGCCGCTCCTGGCAGTACGTGTACCCCGCCGGTCAGCGCCCCTGGGTGTCCGGCAACACGCTCTGCTACACGCGGGACTCCTGGCGCCGCAATCCGTTCCCCGACATCAACGTCGGCGAGGACGCGCGCTTCCTCTGGAGCGACCCGTCCCGGAAGCTCCTCGTGCTGGACGACCCGTCCTTCTTCGTCGCCTGCGTGCACGACGCCAACATCGACCCGAAGCGCGTCCACCACCGCTTCTGGCATGCGCACCCCACCGACGCCATCCGCGCGCTCATGGGGGACGACGCCTTCTCCACCCTCCGTAACGCCGCCCTCCCCGCTGAATCGCGCCCGCTCGCCGCGGGAGCGCCCTGA
- a CDS encoding phage tail protein — protein sequence MPPARAAARGPSSAPARGGAGARSGGATTAAAPGGAAVKVGGDAEKDPRFRKVIEQLEKSSKKTKQHPPAAQKASEAQAAAVSPPSERTAGAKANQVDAMKSADAPKAEPNGFLALLRAEIEKVMPKTLDDADKFMEGNETAQVKGAVSGGVKEQKDTAAGPTEQASAAPPDTGSVPARASAPMPEEPAVAPPPVNGADAMPAPKPSTEVQALGKPKQDADQQMKEAELTPERLTKANDSRFSAVNSQKTNVDKVASAAPGKYVSSEKATLGQAKAKASGDAKSGVAQMGGVKVSGNTKVKARQLLAKQRDEARRKEVSDHIEKLYQTTKQRVDLKLSTLESDVMRLFDLGAEAALADMKSYANREIDKFKDDRYSGVLGKGRWLADLFRPVPEGIKVILGQARTRFASKMDALAVRISTMVDTRLADAKAEVDKGQAAIKAYVDSLPKDLQAVGREAQQAMNDRFEELRSGIDSKKNDLAQKLAQKYKEAHDKADAALKKLEEENAGALKKLADAIGEVIKILTEFKDKLMAVLRKGLETIKLILSDPIGFLGNLLAAIKQGFNQFVGNIWTHLKKGFMQWLFGSLAEAGIQVPSDLNVWSILKLVLDVLGLTYDWMRGEAVKLMGERNVALLEKLVEYITVTIKGGPQALWEKLKEDLSNLKEMVIDAIQNWLIETIVKQAVMKVVSMFNPAGAIVQAVIAIYNVVMWVIENASRIVALIEAVVNSVHAIATGAIGGAAKWIENALANLIPIVIAFLARLIGLGGISKKIREFITKVQTKVRAAVLGWLKKAWAWVKKLFGGGGGKKKKDEKGGRHLKVQLPLTMHHEGHTIYAEFKDDKLSIKMASSRLGVLKSLAAGAIEKEKKGANRPKLINRLDKVYTKLSNIESDLHLSIINSDSEAEGKLLKSIEDVANNLKGIGGEFGIDDLINMGHASKYVEGNRLKPPYDKKVRDTFYPSGYRTATETWFQNRLKTLENPANKSQFKDEMTNNWEPKSTATIDHKTRVVEHWRSHGGNNCEQGDRADFYNETGSMQVVARKNNSSDGAMARKAGLTYTPEVGQKFRGPDE from the coding sequence ATGCCTCCCGCCCGAGCCGCAGCACGAGGTCCCTCCAGCGCTCCCGCGCGCGGTGGGGCCGGCGCGCGTTCCGGGGGCGCCACCACGGCCGCGGCACCGGGTGGCGCGGCCGTGAAGGTGGGCGGCGACGCGGAGAAGGACCCGCGCTTCCGCAAGGTCATCGAGCAGTTGGAGAAGAGCTCGAAGAAGACGAAGCAGCACCCGCCCGCCGCGCAGAAGGCCTCCGAGGCCCAGGCCGCCGCCGTGTCCCCGCCCTCCGAGCGGACCGCCGGCGCCAAGGCCAACCAGGTGGACGCCATGAAGTCGGCGGATGCGCCCAAGGCAGAGCCCAACGGTTTCCTCGCGTTGCTACGCGCGGAAATCGAAAAGGTGATGCCGAAGACGCTGGATGACGCCGACAAGTTCATGGAGGGCAACGAGACGGCCCAGGTGAAGGGCGCCGTCTCCGGAGGTGTGAAGGAACAGAAGGACACGGCGGCGGGCCCCACCGAGCAGGCCTCCGCCGCGCCCCCGGATACGGGCTCCGTCCCCGCTCGCGCGTCCGCGCCGATGCCGGAGGAGCCCGCCGTGGCGCCTCCGCCCGTCAACGGCGCGGACGCCATGCCCGCGCCGAAGCCCTCCACCGAGGTGCAGGCGCTGGGCAAGCCCAAGCAGGACGCCGACCAGCAGATGAAGGAGGCCGAGCTGACGCCGGAGCGGCTCACGAAGGCGAACGACTCGCGCTTCTCCGCCGTGAATTCGCAGAAGACAAACGTGGACAAGGTCGCCAGCGCGGCGCCCGGGAAGTACGTGTCCAGCGAGAAGGCCACGCTGGGGCAGGCCAAGGCCAAGGCGTCCGGCGACGCGAAGTCCGGCGTGGCGCAGATGGGCGGAGTGAAGGTCTCCGGCAATACCAAGGTCAAGGCGCGGCAATTGCTGGCCAAGCAGCGCGACGAGGCGCGCCGCAAGGAGGTCAGCGACCACATCGAGAAGCTGTACCAGACGACGAAGCAGCGGGTGGACTTGAAGCTGTCCACGCTCGAGTCGGATGTGATGCGGCTGTTCGACCTGGGCGCCGAGGCGGCCCTGGCGGACATGAAGTCGTACGCCAACCGCGAGATCGACAAGTTCAAGGACGACCGCTACAGCGGCGTGCTCGGCAAGGGGCGCTGGCTTGCGGACCTGTTCCGCCCCGTGCCCGAGGGCATCAAGGTCATCCTCGGCCAGGCGCGCACGCGCTTCGCCTCGAAGATGGACGCGCTGGCCGTGCGCATCTCCACCATGGTGGACACGCGCCTCGCGGACGCGAAGGCGGAGGTCGACAAGGGCCAGGCCGCCATCAAGGCGTACGTGGACAGCCTGCCGAAGGATTTGCAGGCGGTGGGGCGCGAAGCGCAGCAGGCGATGAACGACCGCTTCGAGGAGCTGCGCAGCGGCATCGACTCGAAGAAGAACGACCTCGCCCAGAAGCTGGCGCAGAAATACAAGGAGGCGCACGACAAGGCGGACGCGGCGCTCAAGAAGCTGGAGGAGGAGAACGCCGGCGCGCTGAAGAAGCTGGCGGACGCCATCGGCGAGGTCATCAAGATCCTCACCGAGTTCAAGGACAAGCTGATGGCCGTGCTCCGCAAGGGGCTGGAGACCATCAAGCTCATCCTGTCGGACCCCATCGGCTTCCTGGGCAACCTGCTCGCGGCCATCAAGCAGGGCTTCAACCAGTTCGTCGGCAACATCTGGACGCACCTGAAGAAGGGCTTCATGCAGTGGCTGTTCGGCTCGCTGGCCGAGGCCGGCATCCAGGTGCCGAGCGACCTCAACGTCTGGTCCATCCTCAAGCTCGTCCTCGACGTGCTCGGGCTGACCTACGACTGGATGCGCGGCGAGGCCGTGAAGCTGATGGGCGAGCGCAACGTTGCGCTCCTCGAGAAGCTCGTCGAGTACATCACCGTCACCATCAAGGGCGGCCCGCAGGCGCTCTGGGAGAAGCTGAAGGAGGACCTCTCCAACCTGAAGGAGATGGTCATCGATGCCATCCAGAACTGGCTCATCGAGACCATCGTCAAGCAGGCCGTGATGAAGGTCGTCTCGATGTTCAACCCGGCCGGCGCCATCGTCCAGGCCGTCATCGCCATCTACAACGTGGTGATGTGGGTCATCGAGAACGCCTCGCGCATCGTCGCGCTCATCGAGGCGGTGGTGAACTCGGTGCACGCCATCGCCACGGGCGCCATCGGTGGCGCGGCGAAGTGGATTGAAAACGCGCTGGCGAACCTGATTCCCATCGTCATCGCCTTCCTGGCGCGGCTCATCGGCCTGGGCGGCATCTCCAAGAAGATTCGGGAGTTCATCACCAAGGTGCAGACCAAGGTCCGCGCCGCCGTGCTCGGCTGGCTGAAGAAGGCCTGGGCGTGGGTGAAGAAGCTGTTCGGTGGAGGGGGCGGCAAGAAGAAGAAAGACGAAAAGGGCGGGCGGCACCTCAAGGTCCAGCTCCCGCTCACGATGCACCACGAAGGGCACACGATCTACGCCGAGTTCAAGGACGACAAGCTCAGCATCAAGATGGCGTCCAGCCGGCTCGGAGTGCTCAAGTCACTCGCTGCCGGTGCCATCGAGAAGGAGAAGAAGGGTGCCAACCGGCCAAAGCTCATCAATCGCCTGGACAAGGTCTACACGAAGCTCTCCAACATCGAGAGCGATCTGCACCTGTCGATTATCAACTCGGACAGCGAGGCCGAGGGCAAGCTGCTGAAGAGCATCGAGGACGTCGCCAACAACCTGAAGGGCATTGGCGGCGAGTTCGGAATCGATGACCTCATCAACATGGGGCACGCCTCGAAGTACGTCGAGGGCAACCGCCTCAAGCCGCCGTATGACAAGAAGGTCCGCGATACCTTCTATCCGAGCGGCTACCGGACGGCGACGGAGACCTGGTTCCAGAACAGGCTCAAGACGCTGGAGAACCCGGCGAATAAGTCCCAGTTCAAGGACGAGATGACGAACAACTGGGAGCCCAAGAGCACGGCCACCATCGACCACAAGACCCGTGTGGTCGAGCACTGGAGGAGCCATGGCGGCAACAACTGCGAACAGGGGGATCGCGCCGACTTCTACAACGAGACGGGCTCCATGCAGGTCGTCGCACGCAAGAACAACAGCAGTGATGGCGCAATGGCCCGCAAGGCGGGGCTGACCTACACCCCCGAAGTCGGACAGAAGTTCCGGGGCCCGGACGAGTGA
- a CDS encoding vWA domain-containing protein — MHSRPCRIPLFLVALLLAGPALAQPYTFQLPAPTAAPVSRVRVMLDLDAAPAPGAAIEFAGTSIFVGDAANLTGANAGDTVAVFLVPGTNSLVIDLAAKSVLAPLGSGVDFCAVKTGVDAAKSYSFSPVGLPAINGYRITGYRASPATCGKCANRRVDTVTWVAGSEPPGQYRGRLPLDIALVLDRSGSMWDATPGDVGPMAGSKWSALQRSIEQFVGVWRIEGLGAGTAGGIGIAKDRLGLVYFESASQVVPFPGGNFVERGSGAGTHPWDAINARVQADNPLGGTALGSGLKDAINTWRGLPADGKFDLAIVLMTDGMQNVPPYVNKRASDGRRTLDLMNGEGEQSLGDLCIPILAVSVGVPGAMTPHGELLTEIAQQTAGNPLMATSSTLASSFLTELVAALKGNTLATLAQKQAVLPASSSQQSTSVEVDATARSIYVALSARPGRFMPLGLRARKPGGALAQPSAQVVGRSTLVQRFEMGKLGPPGTWAFDVLRNPDAPGDQPYELSVLVEERSLDFGLHIEGDKHPAGKPLTLNAEVIFDGKPLSKEQDLVLSVAVERPMAALGTLLHTTKMPSNPIPRQPGAGTTPTTPGTTATTQQQSPDVLSPYQRKLEALALDPEFRKKLESLNADPVQMKRLENGRFTLTYADTKIPGTYRFHVLLEGKSADGIPLRRIETVETAVEVIPDGPSSTLESAPAPDGSPDSYVLTLVLKDALDNVKGPGYEDQLRVTLGGNGKVVSVTTPEVDGTYKVLVTGVQKDTPIEIAMGDAVIARGTVTKLEPVKPGTGPGTPDGGTGNGGGKGKTCGHCGATGDMMLLYALPLLLIFVRRRSRRA; from the coding sequence ATGCACTCCCGCCCCTGTCGCATTCCACTGTTCCTCGTGGCGTTGCTGCTGGCCGGCCCCGCACTGGCCCAGCCCTACACCTTCCAACTTCCCGCGCCGACGGCGGCTCCCGTCAGCAGGGTCCGGGTGATGCTGGACCTGGACGCGGCTCCCGCTCCGGGGGCCGCCATCGAGTTCGCGGGCACCAGCATCTTCGTGGGCGACGCCGCCAACCTTACCGGCGCCAATGCCGGCGATACCGTCGCGGTGTTTCTCGTCCCGGGCACCAACAGCCTCGTGATCGATCTGGCAGCGAAGAGCGTCCTGGCGCCCCTGGGCTCGGGCGTTGATTTCTGTGCCGTCAAGACGGGTGTGGACGCGGCGAAGAGCTATTCCTTCAGCCCGGTGGGGCTGCCGGCCATCAACGGCTACCGCATCACCGGGTACCGGGCCTCCCCGGCGACCTGTGGGAAGTGCGCGAACCGGCGGGTGGACACGGTGACCTGGGTGGCGGGCAGTGAGCCGCCCGGGCAATACCGAGGCCGGCTCCCGCTGGACATCGCCCTGGTGCTCGACCGCTCCGGGAGCATGTGGGACGCCACGCCGGGTGATGTGGGGCCCATGGCCGGCTCGAAGTGGTCCGCACTCCAGCGGTCCATCGAACAGTTCGTCGGCGTGTGGCGGATCGAGGGTCTCGGCGCTGGCACGGCCGGCGGCATCGGGATCGCGAAGGACCGGCTCGGGCTCGTCTACTTCGAGAGCGCATCCCAGGTCGTCCCCTTCCCGGGAGGCAACTTCGTCGAGCGCGGGAGCGGGGCCGGCACCCACCCGTGGGACGCCATCAATGCACGGGTCCAGGCCGACAATCCCCTGGGCGGCACGGCCCTCGGCTCGGGGCTCAAGGATGCCATCAACACCTGGCGCGGCCTGCCGGCGGACGGGAAGTTCGACCTCGCCATCGTCCTGATGACGGACGGCATGCAGAACGTGCCGCCCTACGTGAACAAGCGCGCCTCGGATGGTCGGCGGACGCTCGACCTGATGAACGGGGAAGGCGAGCAGAGCCTGGGCGACCTCTGCATCCCCATCCTGGCGGTCTCCGTCGGAGTTCCGGGAGCCATGACTCCGCATGGCGAGCTGCTGACGGAGATTGCCCAACAGACCGCGGGCAATCCGCTGATGGCGACGTCGAGCACCCTGGCGAGCTCCTTCCTCACCGAGCTCGTGGCGGCGCTGAAGGGCAACACCCTGGCCACGCTCGCACAGAAGCAGGCCGTGCTGCCCGCGAGCAGCAGCCAGCAGTCCACCAGCGTCGAGGTCGACGCCACGGCCCGCAGCATCTACGTCGCGCTCTCCGCGCGCCCCGGCCGGTTCATGCCGCTGGGGTTGCGCGCCCGCAAGCCCGGAGGCGCGTTGGCCCAGCCCTCGGCCCAGGTCGTCGGACGCAGCACCCTGGTCCAGCGCTTCGAGATGGGCAAGCTGGGGCCGCCGGGGACGTGGGCCTTCGACGTCCTTCGGAACCCCGACGCCCCCGGGGATCAGCCCTACGAGCTGTCCGTGCTCGTCGAGGAGCGCAGCCTGGACTTCGGCCTTCACATCGAGGGGGACAAGCACCCTGCGGGCAAGCCCCTCACGCTGAACGCGGAGGTCATCTTCGATGGCAAGCCCTTGAGCAAGGAGCAGGACCTCGTGCTCTCCGTCGCGGTGGAGCGACCGATGGCCGCACTGGGGACGCTCCTGCACACGACGAAGATGCCGTCCAATCCGATTCCGCGGCAGCCGGGAGCGGGGACGACTCCCACCACCCCGGGAACGACGGCGACGACGCAGCAGCAGAGCCCGGACGTGCTCAGCCCCTACCAGCGCAAGCTGGAGGCGCTCGCCCTGGACCCGGAGTTCCGCAAGAAGCTGGAGTCCCTCAATGCGGATCCGGTCCAGATGAAGCGCCTGGAGAACGGGCGCTTCACCCTGACCTACGCCGACACGAAGATTCCGGGCACGTACCGCTTCCACGTCCTCCTGGAGGGGAAGTCCGCGGACGGAATCCCCCTGCGCCGCATCGAGACCGTGGAGACGGCCGTGGAGGTCATCCCGGACGGCCCCAGCTCCACCCTGGAGAGCGCCCCGGCTCCCGACGGCTCGCCCGACTCGTACGTGCTGACGCTCGTGCTCAAGGACGCGCTGGATAACGTCAAGGGGCCCGGCTACGAGGACCAGCTCCGCGTCACGCTCGGCGGCAATGGCAAGGTCGTCAGTGTGACGACGCCGGAGGTCGACGGCACGTACAAGGTGCTCGTGACGGGCGTGCAGAAGGACACGCCCATCGAGATCGCCATGGGGGACGCCGTCATCGCCCGGGGAACGGTGACGAAGCTCGAGCCCGTCAAGCCGGGCACGGGGCCGGGCACACCAGACGGGGGCACCGGGAACGGCGGGGGCAAGGGGAAGACCTGTGGGCACTGCGGCGCCACGGGGGACATGATGCTCCTCTACGCCCTGCCGCTGCTGCTCATCTTCGTGCGCCGGCGGTCGCGGCGCGCGTAG